In Solanum lycopersicum chromosome 5, SLM_r2.1, the following are encoded in one genomic region:
- the LOC138348456 gene encoding protein FAR1-RELATED SEQUENCE 5-like, giving the protein MDGASSKMKNHEHGETFEISNLEEQNAEGIEDSLEDIESNMNAVVSFVPQLGEQELREPYIGMKFQSLDTGFKFYLDYAHRNGFSVRKNRISRSRKDKSIIDQEFVCSKEGFRSKKCLESNKQRDETREGCKVMIYMSKKEEEKWVIARLVLNHNHELASPNSQKFLRSKRKKSEAQKNLIDLLNNSGIRPSKIASVLTTQAGGIENLNITGRDIQNYLSTKRQNCLEKGDAQLMLKYFQKR; this is encoded by the exons ATGGATGGAGCTTCTTCAAAAATGAAGAACCATGAACATGgg gaaacttttgaaatctctaATTTAGAAGAGCAAAATGCAGAAGGAATTGAAGATTCCTTGGAGGATATAGAAAGCAACATGAATGCAGTTGTATCTTTTGTTCCTCAACTAGGTGAGCAAGAATTAAGAGAACCTTACATCGGTATGAAATTTCAATCACTTGATActggatttaaattttatcttgattatgctCATCGTAATGGTTTTAGTGTGCGCAAAAATCGAATTAGTagatcaagaaaagataaatccATTATTGATCAAGAGTTTGTTTGTTCAAAAGAAGGATTTCGTTCAAAAAAATGTCTTGAGAGTAATAAGCAACGAGATGAGACTAGAGAGGGGTGCAAAGTGATGATATATATGtccaagaaagaagaagaaaagtggGTTATagctaggcttgtcttgaatcaTAATCATGAACTTGCTTCTCCTAATAGTCAGAAATTCTTGcgatcaaaaagaaaaaaatcagagGCTCAAAAAAATCTTATTGATCTCTTAAATAATTCTGGTATTCGTCCAAGTAAAATCGCATCAGTGTTAACTACTCAGGCGGGAGGCATAGAGAATCTCAATATAACTGGACGAGATATTCAGAATTATTTGAGCACTAAAAGGCAAAATTGTCTTGAGAAAGGAGATGCACAATTGATGTTGAAATACTTTCAAAAGCGATAA
- the LOC138348457 gene encoding protein FAR1-RELATED SEQUENCE 5-like encodes MDVEGHLANCFWVDARSRIAYKNFGDVVLFDPAYLTNKYKMPFVPFTGVNNHHQSILFGCSLLWDETEETFQWLLHTWQEAMFGISPRTIITDQDAAITNAVAKVFLNSAHHFCMWHIEKKIPEYLSHVFHAFDDFKNKFSKCLHCTTTPEEFEIAWIDIMKMYNLEEHIWLRKIYTIREKWIPAYV; translated from the coding sequence ATGGATGTGGAGGGTCATTTAGCTAATTGTTTTTGGGTAGATGCTAGGTCTAGGATAGCTTACAAGAATTTTGGAGATGTTGTCCTATTTGATCCTGCATACTtgacaaataaatataagatgCCTTTTGTTCCATTTACCGGAGTTAATAACCATCACCAATCCATTTTATTTGGATGTTCTCTTCTTTGGGATGAAACGGAAGAAACTTTTCAGTGGTTACTTCATACTTGGCAAGAGGCAATGTTTGGTATTTCCCCTCGTACAATAATCACAGATCAAGATGCTGCAATAACAAATGCAGTTGCAAAGGTGTTCCTGAAtagtgcacaccatttttgtATGTGGCACATTGAGAAGAAGATTCCTGAATATCTAAGTCATGTTTTTCAtgcatttgatgattttaaaaataagtttagtaagtgTTTACATTGTACAACAACTCCTGAGGAATTTGAAATTGCTTGGATCgatataatgaaaatgtacaattTAGAAGAGCATATTTGGTTGCGTAAGATATACACCATTCGCGAGAAATGGATTCCAGCATATGTGTGA